The following nucleotide sequence is from Borreliella spielmanii.
ATTGGTTTTCCAGAATGAATTTGTAACTATTACAGATTCAGACATTAACTACAAATTTTTTGAAACAAAATCACAACTGAAAGAAATATTGGTTTGGAAATCATTGATAATTCCATCAAGCAGGGCTTTATATTTTATTGAGTTTGTTAAAAAAATATTTTTCAATATTGCTTCTAATAATATTGTAAAAGATGTTTTCGTTAGAGTAAAAGGATTAAAGCTTGGTGATTATGAGAGGGCTTTAGAAGAGGGTAAGAATATTATTGGTGCTATTTCCAAGATTCTCTCTGGTATGATTGAAATTAAGGATGAAGTTCTTGGTAAGAAAGGAATCACCTTTTCAAAAAATTATTTTGTTTTTTTGGATTTTCTTAATCTTTTTATTAAAAATGAAAAAAACTTAGAAGAGCTCAAGGCTACAGAAGCTATTAAAATTGATGAATCTTTAAAAGCAATTGAAAAGACTTTAGAGTTTAAAAAAGGTGCAATTGATACAGGAGAGTTTTCTGGTATTTTAAAAGTTTATTCTGAAGGCCTGAACGATCCTGAAAATTTTTTATTAGTTGCTAATATGTATTTTTTTGAATCTAAAATTCACGATATTTTGCCAAAAATATTTAAAGTAAAAGAAAATTTTTATCTGTACAAACCTTTTGCATATGAGTTTTTTCTAGAAGAATATGAAAAGGTTTTACAATTTCTCAATAGTGAATTGAGGACTAGTATATTTAAAATTCTTAATTTTGGAGATGATCCTTCTTCTATTTTTACAGAAGAAGGCTTAGAGGAAGTTATAAGTAGATTAGTGTCTAGATATATTATGAATGAATATTGCTTAAACAATAAAGTTAAATTTCTTGACCTTATTGTTTCTCATTACAGAAGAATTTATAAAACACAAAGTGTTCAAGCCCATCTTAAAGATTTGATTAAAGTTGAAGCAGCTAAATATTTTAAAAATAGTAATGAACTACTGCCTTTATATAAAATATATAAACTTGATATGTATTTGCTTTTGAATGCTGCTTATAAAGATTTAAGTTTGTTTAAAAGAATTGTTTTGTTTTTGACAGGCAAGCACCAAAGCTATAAAGAGGCTTTATCTAGATTAGATTTTAGAGCCGGTTTGAATAAAAGTGGAAGTGGGCTTTTTGATTCAAACGAAAGAGTTAAAAGACAATTGGAAAAAATTAGAAGACAAAGAGAGGAAATAAAAGCACAGGTTAGAAATTCTTTTCCCAAAAAATCTGCAACTACTTCTAAGCAAGCAGTAAATAAAAATTATACGAAACAAGAGCAAGACGAAGCATGGGTCAAATTTGGAGATAGAATACAAAAAAAATAGAGTTTGTAAGTTAAGTGGATTTATTTGTTAGAATAAATCCCGCGGCTTTCTTGCTGTATTTTTTGAAGTTTGGCATTCTGCATAATGTTTTATTTTCCCATTTTCGAATTTTGATTTCATTATAATTTTTCCCCCCCATCGACTTATTAGTTCTTTTGATCCCACTCTTTGAGCGTTTTTAGAAATTTTTGCCATTTTAAGCTCCTATTGATAGATTTATTGTATAATAAAATTTATCAAAATAAGGTTGATTTATCAAGGAATTTATTCATGTTATTTATAATATTTTTTATTACTTCTTCCCTTTTTTCAAAAGAAGTTTATTATAGATTTGCAAATTATTCTGTTAATTATAACATAGTAGGTAAATATGAGATTACAAAAGAAGAGTCTGAGGAAGAGTATGGATATAAATTTACTTATGATCGCAATAATAATCTTATTTTAGTTGACTATATTGGTAAGCTTAGCATTTTAATGCCTTCTTTTTTTAATGCAACTCAAATTAAAATAGAAAGATCTAAACACAGTGAAAGGCGTATATTTCTAAATAGGGGACTTGCTTTTAAAAATAATAATGGTGTTTACATTGAGCATATAGAGTATATGAGCGATGGTAGGATTAAAAATATTTTTAATTATAATAGGTCTAATGAAATGGTTAGAGACAGATACGATGTTTCTTACTATCATTTTTTATACGATAATGAGAGAGAGTTTAGTGTTTACAGATTTAATGAATCGGGGATTCAAATCAAAGATTTAAATAATGTATATTTTACAAAGATCAGTTATGATCAGGCCAAATTTGTTAAGACAGTTTTATATTATGATGAGAATGGTTATATTGTAAGATCAAAAAATGGTACTTGTGGGTTTAGATTAACGTATGATGCTAATCATAATCTTATTAAAGAAGAATATCTTGATAAATCAGCTCGCACTGTTTCAAATCCATTTTCTGTAGCTATTAAAATATATCATTATGATGTTGATGGGAAAATTATTGAGATTTTAAACTATGATATTAATAACAACTTAACCCCTGATGAAAATAATGTTGCAATTTATCGTTATGAATATTATTTCAAAGAGAAAGATTGTTATTATAAAGAATATAATTATGACAATAATAATAATTTAACAATCAGTCAAAATGGCTATGCCATGAAGAAGACTATTTTTTATATCCAAAACAATGAAAAAAGGATAATAAACTATAGTAATAAAATCAATAAAAACTATAATAGAGATATTCCAACTGTTTATGAGGAAAAGTATGAAATAATGGATAATTTTAAAGGCATTGCTATTTATAGTTATAAATATGATGACAGATTTTATCTGATAGAAAATATTTTTTTTGATAAAAATTTTAATTTAATAGCTGATGCTAAAGGTGTTATGATTTACAGGTATTCTTACGACAAAGAAGGATTTTTGATTACTCAAGAACATTTTGGTGGAGATTTTGTTAATCCAATAGATAATTTTGAGGGGGTTTCAAAGTATAAATTTAGTTACGACTCTAATGGCAATATGGTTTCAAAGAAAAATTATTCTACGGATGGAGTTTTGGTTGCTGATTGTAATTTTGTTTTTGAATATTTATATGAATATGATAAGCAAAATAGGCTTATTTCTCAAAAAAATTTTGGCAGCTTGGGACAATTACAAGACGATATTCATGGAGTTAGTGTTTATAAATATGAATACAATAAATTTGGAAAAATAGCAAAGCAGTCAAATCACGGTCCGGATTTGAGATTAAGAGATGATGTTGGGGGATTTTCAATTTATAAGTGGATTTATGATGCTAGAGGCAATTTAATAGATTTCCAAAAATTTGATTCTTTGGGTAACTTAATCTAAGTATTTTCTGTTTTCATATTTTCCTATATTGCATAGTAATTCGTAAGGACTTCTTTTAGAAAATTTACTCATTTCATCTATACTTAATTTTTCTGATACAATTTCTACTTTTAAACCCGTTTCAACTTTTAAGTCTTTAGGAATTTCTACTATTGTTAGATTCATGCAAACCTTTCCCCTTATTTTACATTTTTTATTATTTATTAAAAAATAAAAATTATTGTTTATATTTTGAGGTATTCCATCAAAATATCCGATTGGAATAATTCCTATTTGCATATCCTCTTTGGCTTGAAATGTACCTGAATATGAAATTTTTTCACCCTTTTTTACATTTTTGATAAATACTACTTTTGAAAATAAGTTTAATACAGGTTTAAAATTTAGAGTAGTTTTTTTGTTTTTTAGTGAGGGATAATAACCGTAAAGAATAAGACCTGGTCTTACCATATTAAATTGTGGATTTAATTTGTAGTTGATAATGTGTCCTGAATTAGAAATATGAATAAATTTTGGATTTATATTTTTTTGTTTAAGTGTTTCTAAAAAAAATAAGAATTGCTCTATTTGTTTTTGTGTTATTTTAAAGTTTTCTGTTGTTGGGAGATGTGAGCAGACCCCCTCTAGTTCTAGAAATTTTGAGTTTTGAATGTATGTGGCTATTTCAAGGGCGCTGTCTATTTTTATTCCATATCTATTCATGCCAACATCAATTTTTAAGTGAACTTTTATTTTCTTTTTTTGCAATGCACATTCTTTTTCTATTAAAAATAAATATTCAAAATCAGCAACAAATGGTAATAACTCAAGTTTAATTAAATTTTTAATTTCTTTTTTATCTACTTTAATATACATTAATATTTTTGTACTTTTATCAATCTTTTTAAGTGTTTTGGCATCTTCAATATTAGAAAGTCCAAAGTAATTTATTTTTTTTGCTTTAAAAAATTTAAAGATATTTATGAGTCCGTGACCATATGCGTCGCCTTTTAAGGTAGCCACTATTTCTTTTTCACCAATTTTATTTTTAATTAAATTTAAGTTATGTTCCAAATTATTTAAATTTATTGTTATTGTTTTATTGCTACTCATTGTTTTATTATTATACATCTAGCTCTTTTAGGAAAGTAAGAATCTTTTTTAATTAATTTGTGATTTATTCTATAATTGGTATTGGGAATTTTTTTACTTGATTGCTTTTATAATATAATCTTAATTTTTTTTGAAAATCATTATATATTTTAGGGTTAATTCTAATTTCATATTTTTTAGTTTCTTTATTTATATTATTTTCTACTGTTATTGCTGCCAAAATATAATACCAGTTGTTATTTTTGTAATATTCTGCAATTGTTTTTGAGAGAGAGTCAGTTTTTAATGTGCCAAATGAATAAGCGTCTTTTGAGAGCTCTTTTTTTGATTTTTGATTTCCACTGGTGAGGCTGCTTAGATTATTAATGAAATTACCTTTATCTGGACTTAAAAATTCTAATTTTATGATTTTATATCTTTTAGAAGCTTCATTTGATAGGTCAAACGAAATAATAGCAGAAGATCCAATTTTTGAAAATGCATTTATAAATGAATAGCTAATCCCAACAAGCTCTTTTATTAAGTCTCCATTCCAATCTACTAATTCCATGTAAGGCTGACTAACGGCAATATCAACAGATGCAAGCAAAAAACTTTGTTTTAGTTTTTTAACTCTTGTTTTTATATTTTCTTTTACAATATAATTGCTATTTTCAAAGATATTAATTTCGTTTTTAGAAAAAATATTTTTAGCTAGAAAGAGAATTATCACAGTTAAAATAAATTTTTTAAGGCTCATAAAATATTTCCTTTTGTTTATATTTATTATATATCTTCAAATAGATCTCCATTTGTTTCTTTTAAGATGGGATTTTCTTTTAATACTTCTTTTAAAAAGTCAATAATTAATTTTGAATTAAGAGAAATTTTATAAATTGTAGTTTTTTGAGTAAGTTTGTTTTTAACGGTTAAATTTGCAAGCATATAATTCCAACGACCATTTTGATATGTTAATTTAAAAGCTTTTTTAAGTTCTTCGTCCATTAAGATTCCAAATGGGTATGAAGTAACATATCCCTTTTCTCCCGATTTTTCGGCAACTAGAAGAGGATGTTTAAGATCTAGGTTTGAACCAGCTGTTATTAATTTAATATCTTCAATTTCATATTCTTTATCTCCATTTTTAGTTGTTTCAAAAAGTATTAATAGTGATGTGTAATTACTATATTGATCGTCCATTTTTATAGGGGATAATATATAAGAATATCCAAATTTGTTTTTAAATTCTGGTATTACTTGTCCATCTTTATCTAAGATTGCCATTACCTTTGTCTTTATCCAAGTTACGTCGTGATTTTCATTTATGACTGGCAGTTTTTTATTCAAAATTTTGCCTGATATTAAATGTAATTTTC
It contains:
- a CDS encoding S2/P23 family protein, whose translation is MSLKKFILTVIILFLAKNIFSKNEINIFENSNYIVKENIKTRVKKLKQSFLLASVDIAVSQPYMELVDWNGDLIKELVGISYSFINAFSKIGSSAIISFDLSNEASKRYKIIKLEFLSPDKGNFINNLSSLTSGNQKSKKELSKDAYSFGTLKTDSLSKTIAEYYKNNNWYYILAAITVENNINKETKKYEIRINPKIYNDFQKKLRLYYKSNQVKKFPIPIIE
- the alr gene encoding alanine racemase, whose amino-acid sequence is MYNNKTMSSNKTITINLNNLEHNLNLIKNKIGEKEIVATLKGDAYGHGLINIFKFFKAKKINYFGLSNIEDAKTLKKIDKSTKILMYIKVDKKEIKNLIKLELLPFVADFEYLFLIEKECALQKKKIKVHLKIDVGMNRYGIKIDSALEIATYIQNSKFLELEGVCSHLPTTENFKITQKQIEQFLFFLETLKQKNINPKFIHISNSGHIINYKLNPQFNMVRPGLILYGYYPSLKNKKTTLNFKPVLNLFSKVVFIKNVKKGEKISYSGTFQAKEDMQIGIIPIGYFDGIPQNINNNFYFLINNKKCKIRGKVCMNLTIVEIPKDLKVETGLKVEIVSEKLSIDEMSKFSKRSPYELLCNIGKYENRKYLD
- a CDS encoding S2/P23 family protein, coding for MIFRRYKHLKLMTIPVLMLSCAFFKKPQSVQQDGVIGKPIRDELPLSDEKLPLNDGKLHLISGKILNKKLPVINENHDVTWIKTKVMAILDKDGQVIPEFKNKFGYSYILSPIKMDDQYSNYTSLLILFETTKNGDKEYEIEDIKLITAGSNLDLKHPLLVAEKSGEKGYVTSYPFGILMDEELKKAFKLTYQNGRWNYMLANLTVKNKLTQKTTIYKISLNSKLIIDFLKEVLKENPILKETNGDLFEDI